A window from Fusobacterium sp. JB019 encodes these proteins:
- a CDS encoding BCCT family transporter gives MSKLLKKTAEDKLFSRNFTGFGMDLNPVVSIGTGFIILGFSLFAFLDLNRANQVFNFINHYVVQNLDWLFIITSNIFILVCLIFAFSKLGKVRIGGVNAKPEFSNFAWYSMLISAGMGIGLMFWSVGEPLYHQQIVPPIYSNPNSLTQALATTFFHWGVHPWGIYALISLALAFFAYNKKLPLSLRSVFYPLLKNKIFGFWGDLIDILAVVSCLFGLATSLGLGVQQINSGLNYVFGIEISVFVQVILIAIITAIATMSVVSGVDKGVKFLSQLNIIFAGFLMVVIFLLGPTGLIVRTFSNSIGLYLNDFLTTTFYINVTDSTWQGSWTVFYLAWWISWSPFVGMFIAKISKGRTIREFVLAVMIVPSLLSFIWLSIFGVTAFNINAITNGQLFNVVQNDVSVALFEMIRHLNIPLFQGIIRTFLSIFSTILVISFFVTSSDSGSLVVDQITSGGKLDSPVPQRVFWAAMEGLTAIVLLLIGGEKALKALQTAVITTGLPFAIILLLVAFVLIESLRQAHKKQEFKKATTRFETLMDKYIDIENDIDKQTLEEIGGIVITQKRKLKDKIKGKNKKNKK, from the coding sequence ATGAGTAAACTTTTAAAAAAAACAGCTGAAGATAAACTGTTTAGCCGTAATTTCACAGGCTTTGGAATGGATTTAAATCCAGTTGTTTCAATCGGTACTGGATTTATAATATTAGGATTTTCTCTATTTGCTTTTTTAGATTTAAATAGAGCTAACCAAGTTTTTAATTTTATAAATCATTATGTTGTTCAGAATTTAGACTGGTTATTTATTATAACTAGTAATATTTTTATATTAGTTTGTCTTATTTTTGCTTTTTCAAAATTAGGAAAAGTTAGAATAGGAGGGGTTAATGCTAAACCTGAATTTAGCAATTTTGCTTGGTATTCTATGTTAATATCTGCAGGAATGGGAATTGGACTTATGTTTTGGTCTGTTGGAGAACCCCTTTATCATCAACAAATTGTTCCTCCTATTTATTCAAATCCTAATTCTTTAACACAAGCTCTTGCTACTACTTTTTTTCATTGGGGAGTCCACCCTTGGGGAATATATGCATTAATTTCATTAGCTTTAGCATTTTTTGCATATAACAAAAAATTACCTCTATCTTTAAGATCAGTTTTTTATCCTCTTTTAAAAAATAAAATATTCGGATTTTGGGGAGATTTAATTGATATATTAGCTGTTGTTTCTTGTCTTTTCGGATTAGCAACTTCTCTAGGATTAGGTGTCCAACAAATAAATAGTGGACTTAATTATGTATTTGGAATCGAAATTTCAGTTTTTGTTCAAGTTATTTTAATTGCTATTATTACTGCTATTGCAACTATGAGTGTTGTTTCTGGAGTAGATAAAGGAGTTAAATTTCTTTCTCAATTAAATATTATTTTTGCTGGCTTTTTAATGGTGGTTATATTCCTTTTAGGTCCTACAGGTCTTATAGTTAGAACTTTTAGCAATTCTATTGGTCTTTATTTAAATGATTTCCTTACAACTACATTTTATATAAATGTTACCGATAGTACTTGGCAAGGATCTTGGACTGTTTTCTACCTTGCTTGGTGGATTTCTTGGTCACCTTTTGTTGGAATGTTTATTGCTAAAATTTCTAAAGGAAGAACCATTAGAGAATTTGTTTTAGCTGTAATGATTGTCCCTTCTTTACTTTCATTTATATGGTTAAGTATCTTTGGTGTTACTGCTTTTAATATAAACGCAATAACTAATGGACAATTATTTAATGTAGTTCAAAATGACGTTTCTGTTGCTTTATTTGAAATGATAAGACATTTAAATATTCCTTTATTCCAAGGAATTATAAGAACATTCTTGTCTATATTTAGTACTATTTTAGTCATTTCTTTTTTCGTTACATCTAGTGATTCTGGTTCTCTTGTTGTTGATCAAATTACTTCTGGTGGAAAATTAGATTCTCCTGTACCTCAAAGAGTGTTTTGGGCTGCTATGGAAGGATTAACAGCTATAGTTTTACTTCTTATAGGAGGAGAAAAAGCTTTAAAAGCTTTACAAACTGCTGTTATAACTACTGGATTACCATTTGCAATTATTCTATTACTTGTAGCTTTTGTCCTTATTGAAAGTTTACGACAAGCTCATAAAAAACAAGAATTTAAGAAAGCTACCACTAGATTTGAAACTCTTATGGATAAATATATTGATATTGAAAATGACATCGATAAACAAACTTTAGAAGAAATAGGCGGAATCGTAATCACTCAAAAAAGAAAACTCAAAGACAAAATTAAAGGTAAAAATAAAAAAAATAAAAAATAA
- a CDS encoding rubrerythrin family protein — MNLKGSKTEQNLMTAFAGESQARNKYSYYASKAKKEGYVQIANIFEKTAANEKEHAKLWFKLLHEGSVPSTIENLKDAANGENYEWTDMYDEFANIAREEGFEDIAKLLEGVGKIEKEHEERYRKLLKNIMDDSVFTKKVAVVWECGNCGHLHIGESAPDVCPVCDHPKSYFEVRKENY, encoded by the coding sequence ATGAATTTAAAAGGAAGTAAAACTGAACAAAATCTAATGACCGCTTTTGCTGGAGAATCACAAGCTAGAAACAAATATTCTTATTATGCTTCTAAAGCAAAAAAAGAAGGTTATGTACAAATTGCTAATATTTTTGAAAAAACTGCTGCTAATGAAAAAGAGCATGCTAAACTTTGGTTTAAACTTCTTCACGAAGGTTCTGTTCCTTCTACAATAGAGAATTTAAAAGATGCTGCTAATGGAGAAAATTACGAATGGACTGATATGTATGATGAATTTGCTAATATTGCTAGAGAAGAAGGGTTTGAAGATATTGCTAAACTTCTAGAAGGAGTTGGAAAAATAGAAAAAGAACATGAAGAAAGATATAGAAAGCTTCTTAAAAATATTATGGATGACTCTGTTTTCACTAAAAAAGTTGCCGTAGTTTGGGAATGTGGTAATTGTGGTCATCTTCATATTGGAGAAAGTGCTCCTGACGTTTGTCCTGTCTGTGATCATCCTAAATCTTATTTTGAAGTTAGAAAAGAAAATTATTAA
- the hemL gene encoding glutamate-1-semialdehyde 2,1-aminomutase produces the protein MNNNNSIEIFKKAEKYIPGGVNSPVRAFQSVKREAPIFIKKALGSKIWDEDDNEYVDFICSWGPIILGHNFKNVINGVREAIELGSSYGLPTKLEVKLAQLIVKCCPSMDKVRLTTSGTEATMSAVRLARAYTNRNKILKFQGCYHGHSDSLLVKSGSGLLTEGYQDSNGITQGVLKDTLTIPFGDIENLRKILETKEIACLIMEVIPANMGVIKTKVKFLKEIRKICNETKTVLIFDEVITGFRISLGGAQEYFEVTPDITTIGKIIGGGYPVGAFGGKEEIMNLVAPVGRVYHAGTLSGNPISVRAGFETINYLYKNKDTIYKKLEDKTKYITSELKKLIDKYKISACVNSIGSLFTIFFTENKKVENLNDALTSNIDIYAKYFNVMLDEGIVIPPSQFEANFISLAHDNEDVYRYLKAAEQAFKIISESK, from the coding sequence ATGAATAATAATAATTCAATTGAAATATTTAAAAAAGCTGAAAAATATATACCAGGTGGTGTAAACAGTCCTGTAAGGGCTTTTCAATCTGTAAAAAGGGAAGCACCTATTTTTATAAAAAAAGCTTTAGGATCAAAAATATGGGATGAAGATGATAATGAATATGTTGATTTCATATGTTCCTGGGGACCTATCATATTGGGGCATAATTTTAAAAATGTAATAAATGGAGTTAGAGAAGCTATAGAACTAGGAAGTTCTTATGGTTTACCAACAAAATTAGAAGTGAAACTTGCACAATTAATAGTAAAATGTTGTCCTTCTATGGATAAAGTTAGATTAACGACTTCTGGAACAGAAGCTACTATGTCAGCTGTTAGATTGGCTAGAGCTTATACAAATAGAAATAAAATTTTGAAATTTCAAGGATGTTATCATGGACATTCAGATTCTTTATTAGTTAAATCTGGTTCAGGACTTTTAACAGAAGGATATCAAGATAGTAATGGAATTACACAAGGAGTTTTAAAAGATACTTTGACTATTCCTTTTGGAGATATTGAAAATTTAAGAAAAATATTAGAAACAAAAGAAATAGCGTGTTTAATTATGGAAGTAATTCCAGCTAATATGGGAGTAATAAAAACAAAAGTAAAATTTTTAAAAGAAATTAGAAAAATTTGTAATGAGACAAAAACAGTTTTAATTTTTGATGAAGTTATTACAGGATTTAGAATTTCTCTAGGAGGAGCACAAGAATATTTTGAAGTAACTCCAGATATAACAACTATAGGAAAAATAATTGGTGGAGGTTACCCTGTGGGAGCTTTTGGAGGAAAAGAAGAGATAATGAATTTAGTTGCACCAGTGGGAAGAGTTTATCATGCTGGGACATTATCAGGGAATCCTATATCTGTTAGAGCTGGTTTTGAGACAATAAATTATTTGTATAAAAATAAAGATACTATTTATAAAAAATTAGAAGATAAAACTAAGTATATAACATCTGAATTAAAAAAATTAATAGACAAGTATAAAATTTCAGCTTGTGTAAATAGTATAGGTTCGTTATTTACAATTTTCTTTACAGAAAATAAAAAAGTAGAAAATTTAAATGATGCATTAACTTCAAATATAGATATTTATGCAAAGTATTTTAATGTTATGCTAGATGAAGGAATAGTAATTCCACCTTCACAATTTGAAGCTAATTTTATTTCATTAGCTCATGATAATGAGGATGTTTATAGGTATTTAAAAGCAGCTGAACAAGCATTTAAGATTATTTCAGAAAGTAAATAG
- a CDS encoding CTP synthase: MESVNKETKFIFVTGGVVSSLGKGITAASLGRLLKERGYKVVLQKFDPYLNVDPGTMNPYEHGEVFVTEDGAETDLDLGHYERFIDRNLSKSSNITTGKIYQSVINKEREGKYLGKTVQVIPHITNEIKSKIIAVTKEVEADIVITEIGGTVGDIESTPFLEAIRQFKYDIGENNAIYIHVTLLPYLKAAKELKSKPSQHSVKLLMSLGIRPDILVCRTEHPINNSIKEKLSMFCNIEKEAVIEAADAETIYEVPLVMEKEGLAKTVCKKLNLEEKDFDLSNWEKVVYNIKNPKEKIKVAVVGKYVELKDAYISITESIEHAAFAQGLKADISYIQSENLDSKILENFDGILVPGGFGDRGILGKIQAINFARINKIPFLGICLGMQLAVIEYARNVLNYKDADSTEFNPNTSYPVIDILENQKNIENMGGTMRLGAYPCILKDNSIAKELYGQTEISERHRHRYEFNNIFKEEIEKSGLKITGTSPSGILAEIVELPKKEHPFFIAGQFHPEFKTRPNNPHPLFVGFVKAIHNRNK; this comes from the coding sequence ATGGAAAGCGTTAACAAAGAAACTAAATTTATTTTTGTTACTGGAGGAGTTGTGTCTTCACTTGGAAAAGGAATTACTGCAGCTTCATTAGGAAGATTATTAAAAGAAAGAGGATATAAAGTTGTTTTGCAAAAATTTGATCCTTATTTAAATGTCGATCCTGGAACTATGAATCCTTATGAACATGGAGAAGTTTTTGTAACTGAAGATGGAGCTGAAACAGATTTAGATTTAGGTCACTACGAAAGATTTATCGATAGAAACCTTTCTAAAAGTAGTAATATAACCACTGGTAAAATTTACCAATCTGTTATTAATAAAGAAAGAGAAGGAAAGTATCTTGGGAAAACTGTTCAAGTTATTCCTCATATTACAAATGAAATTAAATCAAAAATTATTGCTGTTACCAAAGAAGTTGAAGCAGATATAGTTATTACTGAAATAGGAGGTACTGTTGGAGATATTGAATCTACACCTTTTTTAGAAGCAATCAGACAATTTAAATATGATATCGGAGAAAACAATGCCATTTATATTCATGTTACTTTATTACCATATTTAAAAGCTGCTAAAGAATTAAAATCAAAACCTTCTCAACACTCTGTGAAACTTCTTATGAGTCTAGGAATAAGACCGGATATACTTGTTTGTAGAACTGAACATCCTATAAATAATAGTATCAAAGAAAAACTTTCAATGTTCTGCAATATTGAAAAGGAAGCTGTTATTGAAGCTGCTGATGCTGAAACTATTTATGAAGTTCCTTTAGTTATGGAAAAAGAAGGTTTAGCTAAAACTGTTTGTAAAAAATTAAACTTAGAAGAAAAAGATTTTGATTTAAGCAATTGGGAAAAAGTTGTGTATAACATTAAAAATCCTAAAGAAAAAATTAAAGTTGCTGTAGTTGGAAAATATGTTGAATTAAAAGATGCTTATATTAGTATTACTGAATCAATTGAACACGCAGCTTTTGCTCAAGGTCTTAAGGCTGATATTAGTTATATTCAATCTGAAAATTTAGACTCAAAAATTCTTGAAAATTTTGACGGTATTCTTGTTCCTGGAGGATTCGGCGATAGAGGAATCTTAGGAAAAATACAAGCTATTAATTTTGCTAGAATAAACAAAATCCCTTTCTTAGGAATTTGTCTTGGAATGCAACTTGCTGTTATCGAATATGCTAGAAATGTTTTAAATTATAAAGATGCTGATTCAACTGAATTTAATCCAAATACTTCTTATCCAGTTATCGATATATTAGAAAATCAAAAAAATATAGAAAATATGGGTGGAACTATGAGACTTGGAGCATATCCTTGTATTTTAAAAGATAATAGTATTGCCAAAGAATTATATGGACAAACTGAAATTTCAGAAAGACATAGACATAGATATGAATTTAATAATATATTTAAGGAAGAAATTGAAAAATCTGGATTAAAAATAACAGGTACTTCTCCAAGCGGTATTTTAGCTGAAATTGTTGAATTACCTAAAAAAGAGCACCCTTTCTTTATAGCTGGACAATTCCATCCAGAATTTAAAACTAGACCTAATAATCCTCATCCTTTATTTGTAGGATTTGTAAAAGCTATCCATAATAGAAACAAATAA
- the phnC gene encoding phosphonate ABC transporter ATP-binding protein: MLKIENLKVTYDKFEAIENLSLKVDDGEFVAIIGSSGSGKSSLIKSINLLVKPKAGHIFIGKEDITLANSKELKKLRREIGFIFQDYNLIDRLSVIENVLIGRLGYKSSLESLLGIFKKEEYKNAMDALEKVGLKEKAFVRADELSGGQKQRVSIAKVFIQNPKLILADEPVASLDIATSQNIMKYFERINKKYKISIIINLHDVNLAKKYAKRIVALKNGKIIFDGHGGELTNDVLRKIYT, translated from the coding sequence ATGTTGAAAATTGAAAATTTAAAAGTTACCTATGATAAATTTGAGGCTATAGAAAATTTGAGCTTGAAAGTGGATGATGGAGAATTTGTTGCAATCATAGGATCTTCAGGTAGTGGAAAATCTTCACTAATAAAATCAATAAATTTATTAGTAAAACCTAAAGCAGGGCATATATTTATTGGAAAAGAAGATATAACTTTAGCAAATTCAAAAGAACTAAAAAAATTAAGAAGAGAAATAGGATTTATTTTTCAAGATTATAATTTAATAGATAGATTAAGTGTAATTGAAAATGTATTAATAGGAAGACTTGGATATAAGTCTTCCTTAGAGTCTTTATTAGGAATATTTAAAAAAGAAGAATATAAAAATGCTATGGATGCTTTAGAAAAAGTAGGATTAAAAGAGAAAGCTTTTGTTCGAGCTGATGAATTAAGCGGTGGACAAAAGCAAAGAGTATCCATAGCAAAAGTTTTTATACAAAATCCTAAATTAATTTTAGCAGATGAGCCAGTAGCTAGTCTAGATATAGCTACTTCTCAAAATATAATGAAATATTTTGAAAGGATTAACAAAAAATATAAAATTTCAATAATTATAAATTTACATGATGTTAACTTAGCTAAAAAATATGCTAAAAGGATAGTAGCTTTAAAGAATGGAAAAATTATATTTGATGGACATGGAGGTGAATTAACGAATGATGTCCTTAGAAAAATATATACATAA
- a CDS encoding ArsB/NhaD family transporter has product MENLYMILGFLIFILTFYFIITEKYPKSLVTIIGASLMIIINILNEETALKTIGYNLEVLILLMGMMMIVEIMSETGIFQWIAIKLAQVSKGNPIKILILLSLVTAFFSALLDNVTTILLIVPITIFLAQKLQLDPKPFVLMQIFMSNIGGTATMIGDPPNLIIAALSNRGFNDFIINLTPIIIINIIVLLITASLFLKEKLIVSRELKASIMELDSSRIIKDKNLLFKSSLIFILVILGFLTNSFSQIGLAIISILGSSILVLISKKKPEEIFSKIEWDTLFFFGALFVLIQGLEELGIIEFIGSYVVTFTQGNLKLTSSLLVLVSGILSPIVGSIPLSLSFGKLVLEILPNYTGNTESLWWALSLGCCLGGNMTIVGAAANMVGTSVSKKVGIEISFKEFFKWGIIIVIQSIILSLIYINIRY; this is encoded by the coding sequence ATGGAAAATTTATACATGATACTCGGATTTTTAATATTTATATTAACCTTTTATTTTATCATTACAGAAAAATACCCTAAATCACTTGTTACTATTATTGGAGCTTCCTTAATGATTATTATTAATATTTTAAATGAGGAAACTGCTTTAAAAACAATTGGATATAATTTAGAAGTTCTTATTTTATTGATGGGAATGATGATGATTGTTGAAATTATGTCAGAAACTGGTATTTTTCAATGGATTGCAATTAAATTAGCTCAAGTATCAAAGGGAAATCCTATCAAAATCCTTATCTTATTATCACTTGTTACTGCTTTTTTCTCAGCTCTTTTAGATAACGTTACTACTATTTTATTAATCGTTCCTATTACCATATTTTTAGCTCAAAAATTACAATTAGATCCAAAACCCTTTGTCTTAATGCAAATTTTTATGTCTAATATTGGAGGTACCGCTACTATGATAGGAGATCCTCCTAATTTAATTATTGCAGCTCTTTCAAACAGAGGTTTTAATGATTTTATTATAAATTTAACTCCCATTATTATTATTAATATTATTGTTCTTTTAATTACCGCCAGCTTATTTTTAAAAGAAAAACTAATTGTCTCTAGAGAATTAAAAGCTAGTATAATGGAACTTGATTCTTCCAGAATTATTAAAGATAAAAATTTATTATTCAAATCTAGTCTAATCTTTATTTTAGTTATTTTAGGGTTTTTAACCAATTCTTTTTCACAAATAGGACTTGCAATAATCTCTATTTTAGGTTCTTCTATCCTTGTACTTATTTCTAAAAAAAAACCAGAAGAGATATTTAGCAAAATAGAATGGGATACTTTATTTTTCTTTGGAGCTTTATTTGTTTTAATTCAAGGATTAGAAGAGCTAGGAATAATAGAATTTATTGGTTCTTATGTAGTTACTTTTACTCAAGGAAATTTAAAGTTAACTTCTTCTCTTCTTGTTTTAGTTTCTGGAATCTTATCTCCAATTGTTGGGTCTATCCCTTTAAGCTTATCCTTTGGAAAATTAGTTTTAGAAATTCTTCCTAATTATACAGGAAATACGGAATCTTTATGGTGGGCTTTATCATTAGGATGTTGTCTAGGAGGAAATATGACAATAGTTGGGGCTGCCGCTAATATGGTAGGTACTTCTGTTTCTAAAAAAGTAGGAATAGAAATCAGCTTCAAAGAATTTTTTAAATGGGGAATTATTATCGTCATCCAATCTATTATATTAAGTCTTATTTATATAAATATTAGATATTAA
- the phnE gene encoding phosphonate ABC transporter, permease protein PhnE — translation MMSLEKYIHKQNKNKIKICIYFVFLTVALFYFIGFDFFTFFEGIPDMISLLKRILKPNISYSDIVWKAILDTIQMSLVGSFLGVICSIPWIFLTASNISFSKKIASILNRIFAILRTIPSLIWAAILVSVFSIGKFSGTVALIIIAFLISQKLLRERVEEIGENKLNSTLSIGASKIQLMKYSVMPEIKKHIISVFFIVLESNIRSATILGFVGAGGIGQIMWRDLNHLRFDNLATIILILFIVILSIDFLSLLIRSDKKIINYKIKTYGGFRIYKFLKKILIVCLILTIIVILKNYFNITVERFIKGLVQGKLILIRMCHLNIKYFPKIIKGIWDSFVIALFSTFFSGILGFILSFLTAYNSSPNKFISVIFKGLINIMRTIPPMIVAIIFFRGVGPGKVAGALALTVYTSGTLTKMYSEIIENVNKNIEDSIKSTGAKKIAVYISGLFRETYPSFIGVLLYRLESNIRNSTVLGIIGAGGIGTLLNMNIVWRNWENVGLIVLAIGIMIGSIDVLSRKIRMFIK, via the coding sequence ATGATGTCCTTAGAAAAATATATACATAAACAAAATAAAAATAAAATAAAGATTTGCATTTATTTTGTTTTTTTAACAGTAGCATTATTTTATTTTATAGGTTTTGATTTTTTTACTTTTTTTGAAGGTATTCCAGATATGATTTCTTTATTAAAAAGAATTTTAAAACCTAATATTTCATATAGTGATATTGTTTGGAAAGCTATTTTAGATACAATACAAATGAGTTTAGTAGGGTCTTTTTTAGGAGTTATATGTTCTATTCCTTGGATATTTTTAACAGCTTCAAATATATCATTTTCTAAGAAAATAGCATCAATATTAAATAGGATATTTGCTATATTAAGAACAATACCTAGTTTAATTTGGGCAGCTATTTTGGTAAGTGTTTTTAGTATTGGAAAATTTTCAGGTACAGTAGCTTTAATAATCATAGCTTTTTTGATATCTCAAAAATTATTAAGAGAAAGAGTAGAAGAAATAGGAGAAAATAAATTAAATTCTACGTTATCTATAGGAGCTTCAAAAATTCAATTAATGAAATATTCAGTTATGCCAGAAATAAAAAAACATATAATATCTGTTTTTTTTATAGTATTAGAAAGTAACATAAGAAGTGCTACAATATTAGGATTTGTAGGAGCTGGTGGGATAGGGCAAATAATGTGGAGAGATTTAAATCATTTGAGATTTGATAATTTAGCAACAATTATATTAATTTTATTTATAGTAATTTTAAGTATAGATTTTTTAAGTTTATTAATAAGAAGTGATAAAAAAATAATTAATTATAAAATAAAGACATATGGTGGTTTTAGAATTTATAAATTTTTAAAAAAAATATTAATTGTCTGTTTAATTTTAACAATAATAGTAATTTTAAAAAATTATTTTAATATTACTGTAGAAAGATTTATAAAAGGTCTTGTTCAAGGGAAATTAATTTTAATAAGGATGTGTCATTTAAATATTAAATATTTTCCTAAAATAATAAAAGGCATTTGGGATAGTTTTGTTATTGCTTTATTTTCTACTTTTTTTTCAGGGATATTAGGATTTATATTGAGCTTTTTAACAGCTTACAATAGTTCTCCTAATAAATTTATTTCAGTTATATTTAAAGGGTTAATAAATATAATGAGGACTATACCTCCAATGATAGTTGCAATTATATTTTTTAGAGGTGTTGGACCAGGAAAAGTTGCAGGAGCTTTAGCATTAACGGTTTATACTTCAGGAACTTTAACTAAAATGTATAGTGAAATAATTGAAAATGTAAATAAAAATATTGAAGATAGTATAAAATCAACAGGCGCTAAAAAGATAGCGGTTTATATTTCAGGTTTATTTAGGGAAACTTATCCATCTTTTATTGGGGTTCTATTATATAGGTTAGAATCTAATATAAGAAATTCTACAGTATTAGGAATAATTGGGGCGGGAGGAATAGGGACTCTATTAAATATGAATATTGTGTGGAGAAATTGGGAAAATGTAGGGTTAATTGTTTTAGCAATAGGAATAATGATAGGATCTATTGATGTGTTAAGTAGAAAAATAAGAATGTTTATAAAATAA
- a CDS encoding phosphate/phosphite/phosphonate ABC transporter substrate-binding protein, with protein sequence MKRKYISLWVLIFTMVTILVGCGPKKEKDTLVMGFVPLIDGDKLVDSVKPLSEILTKAIGKKVEVFTATNYVGVVEAMGSSKVDFGIIPPFAYILANKESGAQVILKALNKHNKSFYRSEFVVRKESKINSLEDLKGKIVAFVDPSSSSGYLYPGAYLKKNGIDIEKDIQIVYSGGHDKSIQLLLNGDVDLIAIFEGARKKYQKEFTNVLEDTKIFGYSENIPYISVTVRGDMDEKTKKEIKEGLLKGLNSKEAKEITSKLFSIYGFEEATDSDFDSIRTTAKLMNINLEK encoded by the coding sequence ATGAAAAGAAAATATATAAGTTTATGGGTACTAATATTCACAATGGTGACAATATTAGTAGGTTGTGGGCCAAAAAAAGAAAAAGATACTTTAGTTATGGGATTTGTTCCTCTTATTGATGGAGATAAGTTGGTTGATTCAGTAAAGCCACTTTCAGAAATATTAACAAAAGCAATTGGTAAAAAAGTAGAAGTATTTACAGCGACAAATTATGTAGGAGTAGTTGAAGCAATGGGATCATCGAAAGTAGATTTTGGAATTATTCCACCTTTTGCTTATATTCTTGCAAATAAAGAAAGCGGAGCTCAAGTTATACTTAAAGCTTTAAATAAGCATAATAAGTCATTTTATCGTTCTGAATTTGTAGTTAGAAAAGAAAGTAAAATAAATTCTTTAGAAGATTTAAAAGGGAAAATAGTGGCCTTTGTAGATCCTTCATCGTCTTCAGGGTATTTATATCCTGGTGCTTATTTAAAGAAAAATGGGATAGATATTGAAAAAGATATTCAGATTGTTTATAGTGGTGGGCATGACAAATCTATTCAACTTCTTTTAAATGGGGATGTAGATTTAATAGCAATATTTGAAGGAGCGAGAAAGAAGTATCAAAAAGAGTTTACTAATGTATTGGAAGATACAAAAATTTTTGGATATTCTGAAAATATTCCATATATAAGCGTTACTGTTCGTGGGGATATGGATGAAAAAACTAAAAAAGAAATAAAAGAAGGATTGTTGAAGGGATTGAATAGTAAAGAGGCAAAAGAAATAACATCTAAATTATTTAGTATTTATGGTTTTGAGGAAGCTACAGATTCAGATTTTGATAGTATAAGAACAACAGCAAAATTAATGAATATAAATCTTGAAAAATAG
- the hemB gene encoding porphobilinogen synthase, with amino-acid sequence MFTRTRRLRRTKLLREMVKNVTVDLNELIYPIFIEEGENIKEEIKSMPGQYRFSLDKLYEELKELKELGIKSLLIFGIPKNKDEKGSQAYYEKGIVQEGVRLIKDKFPEFLVITDVCMCEYTSHGHCGILNNENVDNDETLEYISKIALSHAKAGADIVAPSDMMDGRVLAIREELDKNGFKELPIMSYSVKYASSFYGPFRDAADSAPSFGDRKTYQMDFRNSKDFYREVEADIKEGADFIMVKPALVYLDVIKSISNINLPIVAYNVSAEYSMIKAASSNGWIDEKGIVMETMYSIKRSGADIIITYHAKDIATWIKNKEISL; translated from the coding sequence ATGTTTACGAGAACTAGAAGATTAAGAAGAACTAAATTATTAAGGGAAATGGTTAAAAATGTAACAGTTGATTTAAATGAACTAATTTATCCTATTTTCATAGAAGAAGGAGAAAATATAAAAGAAGAAATCAAATCTATGCCAGGGCAATATAGATTTTCTTTAGATAAATTATATGAGGAATTAAAAGAATTAAAAGAGTTAGGAATAAAATCTTTACTTATTTTTGGAATTCCAAAAAATAAAGATGAAAAGGGAAGTCAAGCATATTACGAAAAAGGTATAGTTCAAGAAGGGGTTAGATTAATAAAAGATAAATTTCCTGAATTTTTAGTTATAACTGATGTATGTATGTGTGAGTACACAAGTCATGGACATTGTGGAATATTAAATAATGAGAATGTAGATAATGATGAGACTTTAGAATATATATCAAAAATAGCTTTGTCACATGCTAAAGCAGGAGCAGATATAGTAGCACCTTCTGATATGATGGATGGTAGGGTGCTTGCTATTAGAGAAGAGCTAGATAAAAATGGATTTAAAGAACTTCCAATTATGTCATATAGTGTTAAATATGCTTCTAGTTTTTATGGTCCTTTTAGGGATGCAGCAGATTCAGCTCCTAGTTTTGGAGATAGAAAAACTTATCAAATGGATTTTAGAAATTCTAAAGATTTTTATAGGGAAGTTGAAGCTGATATTAAAGAAGGAGCTGATTTTATAATGGTTAAACCAGCTTTAGTTTATTTAGATGTAATAAAATCTATCTCTAATATTAATTTGCCAATTGTAGCGTATAATGTAAGTGCAGAGTATTCAATGATAAAAGCAGCATCTTCTAATGGATGGATAGATGAAAAAGGAATAGTAATGGAGACGATGTATTCTATAAAAAGATCTGGAGCAGATATAATAATTACTTATCATGCAAAAGATATTGCTACATGGATAAAAAATAAAGAGATTTCACTTTAA